Proteins encoded by one window of Astatotilapia calliptera chromosome 13, fAstCal1.2, whole genome shotgun sequence:
- the ret gene encoding proto-oncogene tyrosine-protein kinase receptor Ret isoform X1 encodes MGSSCGFSRGNIVALFLLLLLEGATCLYFPQKEYIETVYVGQQAGTPILQVHAMRDDKTEKPHFYLCPTKTATPPHYSSWFYMNINTGTLFLNKTLEESDFAQLYQRSWSVRKLFLNAMVRSEFTNKPFCLMRKPVQITLDFVNATLPQCAQTDTKELCFPHRDTSNPHIMENRFPGALRQLQRLTRLNVCPNYTISYSVESDPPGPFAVNDNKELVVNAQLDREESECYRLLLVCNVQSETTIIKVETTLNVFVNDEDDNAPYVNGTDSADVVISYNRTKGGTFGSLYVFDRDLTPILGDNHNKYVGTWLNTDPWIKETFDIKNSFTEKKAKGIRETVHNYQLVLKRNLHVTENRTLQLDYLVNDTTYPGLEGTVLLHFNVTILPVQIHFPNVTHIFTVSRRASPYAQVGKICVENCQQFDGFSVIYRLEVTDKNMSADSQACYTAISITQSPNWKWGHLYVNDSEALRKPECQDLQYLVVAQEGNEQLEASTQIHIKIDGTAIKAGQKSQQVLSCAENRQRTDCESTRGLGATTGRCQWRQGTEKGITENYSTCSPDLQTCPDSVCDAVESKDPSICPQDCTKEPVIGGHERGLSGNGIKACYGTCYCFTERCFCEKDDIEQTLCDDMCKTVIATALLLSFIVSILLSSYFIRRYHKNSPKPPIASAEMTFRRPAQAYPISFPANNVRRGSQESIETETFKIPEDPKWEFPRKNLVLGKTLGEGEFGKVVKATAFRLKGKAGYTTVAVKMLKENASHSELRDLLSEFTLLKQVNHPHVIKMYGACSQDGPLYLIVEYAKYGSLRNFLRESRKVGPSYMGRDANRNSSYLENPDDRALTMGDLISFAWQISRGMQYLAEMKLVHRDLAARNVLVAEGRKMKISDFGLSRDVYEEDSYVKRSKGRIPVKWMAIESLFDHIYTTQSDVWSFGVLLWEIVTLGGNPYPGIAPERLFNLLKTGYRMERPENCTEEMYNLMLRCWKQEPDKRQTFADISKELEKMMVKSRDYLDLAASTPADALLYDDALSEEDTPLVDCNNAPLPRTLPSTWIENKLYGMSYPNWPETSPVLLNRHDATNPVFTRYANDSVYANWMALPSPAKAVDKLDS; translated from the exons ATGGGGTCAAGTTGTGGTTTCTCTCGGGGAAACATCGTCGCgctgtttctgctgctgctgctggaag GAGCGACGTGTCTGTACTTCCCTCAGAAGGAGTACATTGAGACTGTATATGTTGGGCAGCAGGCCGGGACACCCATCCTCCAGGTCCACGCTATGCGGGACGATAAAACTGAGAAGCCACACTTCTACCTGTGCCCAACAAAGACTGCCACGCCTCCACACTACAGCTCCTGGTTCTACATGAACATCAACACCGGGACACTATTCTTGAACAAAACCCTGGAGGAGAGCGACTTTGCCCAGCTAT ATCAAAGGTCGTGGTCTGTGAGAAAGTTATTCCTGAATGCCATGGTGCGATCTGAGTTCACCAACAAGCCCTTTTGCCTCATGCGGAAACCTGTGCAGATCACCTTGGACTTTGTCAATGCCACATTGCCTCAGTGTGCTCAGACAGATACGAAGGAACTCTGCTTCCCACACAGAGATACGTCCAACCCACACATCATGGAAAACAGGTTCCCAGGAGCCCTGCGGCAGCTACAGCGTCTCACCAGACTCAATGTCTGCCCAAACTACACCATCTCTTACAGTGTGGAATCAG ACCCTCCGGGACCTTTTGCTGTAAACGACAACAAAGAGCTGGTGGTAAACGCTCAGCTGGACCGCGAGGAGAGCGAATGCTACAGACTCCTGCTGGTTTGTAACGTCCAGTCAgaaaccaccatcatcaagGTGGAAACGACGCtgaatgtttttgtcaatgatgaggatgataacGCGCCATATGTGAACGGAACAGACTCGGCAGACGTAGTCATCAGCTATAATCGGACGAAG ggtGGAACTTTTGGCTCCTTGTATGTCTTTGACAGAGATCTAACCCCGATCTTAGGTGACAACCACAATAAGTATGTGGGGACTTGGCTCAACACTGACCCATGGATAAAGGAAACATTTGACATAAAAAActccttcactgaaaaaaaagccAAAGGCATTCGAGAGACTGTGCACAACTACC AGCTGGTCCTGAAGAGGAACCTGCACGTGACAGAGAATCGCACCCTGCAACTCGACTACCTGGTCAATGACACCACCTATCCCGGTCTAGAGGGAACAGTGTTGCTGCACTTCAATGTCACCATCTTACCCGTCCAAATCCACTTCCCCAACGTCACACATATATTCACAGTCTCACGCAGAGCTTCTCCTTATGCACAG GTTGGCAAAATCTGTGTGGAAAACTGCCAGCAGTTCGATGGCTTCAGTGTCATATACCGACTTGAGGTGACAGATAAGAACATGTCTGCTGACTCACAGGCCTGCTACACAGCCATAAGCATCACCCAATCCCCAAACTGGAAGTGGGGACATCTGTATGTGAATGACTCTGAGGCACTGCGCAAACCCGAGTGCCAGGACTTGCAGTACCTTGTTGTTGCTCAGGAGGGAAACGAACAGCTGGAGGCGAGCACTCAGATCCACATCAAAATAGATGGCACAG CAATCAAAGCTGGTCAGAAGAGCCAGCAGGTCCTGTCCTGTGCAGAGAACAGGCAGCGAACAGATTGTGAGTCTACCCGAGGCCTGGGGGCAACAACCGGCAGATGCCAGTGGAGGCAGGGCACTGAGAAAG GAATAACTGAAAATTATTCAACATGCTCCCCTGACCTGCAGACATGCCCAGATAGTGTTTGTGATGCAGTGGAAAGTAAAGATCCTTCAATCTGCCCGCAAGACTGCACAA AGGAGCCCGTTATTGGAGGCCATGAACGAGGCTTGAGTGGGAACGGGATTAAGGCCTGCTATGGAACCTGCTACTGCTTCACAGAAAGATGCTTCTGTGAGAAGGATGACATTGAGC AGACGCTATGTGATGACATGTGTAAGACCGTCATTGCCACAGCTCTTCTCCTCTCCTTCATCGTGTCCATCCTCCTGTCCTCATACTTCATCCGCCGATACCACAAGAACTCGCCAAAGCCCCCGATAGCATCTGCTGAGATGACTTTCCGTCGGCCAGCTCAAGCCTATCCCATTAGCTTCCCTGCCAACAATGTCCGCCGGGGCTCGCAGGAATCAATTGAGACCGAAACCTTTAAAATACCT GAGGATCCAAAGTGGGAGTTTCCTCGTAAAAACCTTGTGCTTGGCAAGACGCTGGGAGAAGGAGAGTTTGGGAAAGTTGTCAAGGCAACAGCATTCAGGCTGAAAGGAAAAGCTGGATACACCACTGTGGCTGTGAAAATGCTTAAAG AAAACGCCTCTCACAGCGAGCTGCGTGACCTGCTGTCAGAATTCACTCTGCTGAAGCAAGTCAACCACCCGCACGTCATAAAGATGTACGGAGCTTGCAGCCAGGATG GTCCATTGTATCTCATCGTCGAGTATGCCAAGTATGGGTCACTCCGTAATTTCCTTCGTGAGAGTCGGAAAGTTGGCCCGAGCTATATGGGCAGGGATGCCAACCGAAACTCAAGCTACCTGGAGAACCCAGACGACAGGGCTCTCACCATGGGTGACCTGATCTCCTTTGCCTGGCAGATTTCCAGAGGCATGCAGTACCTGGCAGAAATGAAG CTTGTCCACAGGGACCTTGCAGCACGAAATGTCCTTGTTGCTGAAGGGCGGAAGATGAAGATCTCTGACTTTGGTCTGTCCAGAGACGTGTATGAAGAGGACTCATATGTTAAAAGAAGCAAG GGCCGTATACCGGTTAAGTGGATGGCAATAGAGTCTTTGTTTGACCACATTTACACAACACAAAGTGACGT CTGGTCCTTCGGTGTGCTGCTGTGGGAGATTGTCACTCTGGGAGGAAATCCATACCCAGGTATCGCTCCCGAGCGCCTATTTAACCTCCTCAAGACTGGCTACAGGATGGAGAGACCAGAGAACTGCACGGAGGAAAT GTATAACCTCATGCTCCGATGCTGGAAGCAAGAACCGGACAAGAGGCAGACGTTTGCAGACATCAGCAAAGAACTGGAGAAGATGATGGTGAAAAGTCGG GATTACCTGGATCTGGCGGCGTCCACTCCAGCCGATGCCCTGCTGTATGACGACGCCCTCTCTGAAGAGGACACACCACTAGTGGACTGTAATAACGCCCCTCTCCCTCGAACCCTCCCCTCCACATGGATTGAAAACAAGCTCTATG GCATGTCATACCCCAACTGGCCCGAGACGAGCCCGGTACTGCTCAACAGACATGATGCCACTAATCCGGTCTTTACAAGATATGCCAATGATAGTGTTTATGCAAACTGGATGGCTTTGCCTTCACCCGCAAAAGCTGTGGACAAGCTTGATAGCTAA
- the ret gene encoding proto-oncogene tyrosine-protein kinase receptor Ret isoform X2, whose translation MGSSCGFSRGNIVALFLLLLLEGATCLYFPQKEYIETVYVGQQAGTPILQVHAMRDDKTEKPHFYLCPTKTATPPHYSSWFYMNINTGTLFLNKTLEESDFAQLYQRSWSVRKLFLNAMVRSEFTNKPFCLMRKPVQITLDFVNATLPQCAQTDTKELCFPHRDTSNPHIMENRFPGALRQLQRLTRLNVCPNYTISYSVESDPPGPFAVNDNKELVVNAQLDREESECYRLLLVCNVQSETTIIKVETTLNVFVNDEDDNAPYVNGTDSADVVISYNRTKGGTFGSLYVFDRDLTPILGDNHNKYVGTWLNTDPWIKETFDIKNSFTEKKAKGIRETVHNYQLVLKRNLHVTENRTLQLDYLVNDTTYPGLEGTVLLHFNVTILPVQIHFPNVTHIFTVSRRASPYAQVGKICVENCQQFDGFSVIYRLEVTDKNMSADSQACYTAISITQSPNWKWGHLYVNDSEALRKPECQDLQYLVVAQEGNEQLEASTQIHIKIDGTAIKAGQKSQQVLSCAENRQRTDCESTRGLGATTGRCQWRQGTEKGITENYSTCSPDLQTCPDSVCDAVESKDPSICPQDCTKEPVIGGHERGLSGNGIKACYGTCYCFTERCFCEKDDIEQTLCDDMCKTVIATALLLSFIVSILLSSYFIRRYHKNSPKPPIASAEMTFRRPAQAYPISFPANNVRRGSQESIETETFKIPEDPKWEFPRKNLVLGKTLGEGEFGKVVKATAFRLKGKAGYTTVAVKMLKENASHSELRDLLSEFTLLKQVNHPHVIKMYGACSQDGPLYLIVEYAKYGSLRNFLRESRKVGPSYMGRDANRNSSYLENPDDRALTMGDLISFAWQISRGMQYLAEMKLVHRDLAARNVLVAEGRKMKISDFGLSRDVYEEDSYVKRSKGRIPVKWMAIESLFDHIYTTQSDVWSFGVLLWEIVTLGGNPYPGIAPERLFNLLKTGYRMERPENCTEEMYNLMLRCWKQEPDKRQTFADISKELEKMMVKSRDYLDLAASTPADALLYDDALSEEDTPLVDCNNAPLPRTLPSTWIENKLYGRISHAFTRF comes from the exons ATGGGGTCAAGTTGTGGTTTCTCTCGGGGAAACATCGTCGCgctgtttctgctgctgctgctggaag GAGCGACGTGTCTGTACTTCCCTCAGAAGGAGTACATTGAGACTGTATATGTTGGGCAGCAGGCCGGGACACCCATCCTCCAGGTCCACGCTATGCGGGACGATAAAACTGAGAAGCCACACTTCTACCTGTGCCCAACAAAGACTGCCACGCCTCCACACTACAGCTCCTGGTTCTACATGAACATCAACACCGGGACACTATTCTTGAACAAAACCCTGGAGGAGAGCGACTTTGCCCAGCTAT ATCAAAGGTCGTGGTCTGTGAGAAAGTTATTCCTGAATGCCATGGTGCGATCTGAGTTCACCAACAAGCCCTTTTGCCTCATGCGGAAACCTGTGCAGATCACCTTGGACTTTGTCAATGCCACATTGCCTCAGTGTGCTCAGACAGATACGAAGGAACTCTGCTTCCCACACAGAGATACGTCCAACCCACACATCATGGAAAACAGGTTCCCAGGAGCCCTGCGGCAGCTACAGCGTCTCACCAGACTCAATGTCTGCCCAAACTACACCATCTCTTACAGTGTGGAATCAG ACCCTCCGGGACCTTTTGCTGTAAACGACAACAAAGAGCTGGTGGTAAACGCTCAGCTGGACCGCGAGGAGAGCGAATGCTACAGACTCCTGCTGGTTTGTAACGTCCAGTCAgaaaccaccatcatcaagGTGGAAACGACGCtgaatgtttttgtcaatgatgaggatgataacGCGCCATATGTGAACGGAACAGACTCGGCAGACGTAGTCATCAGCTATAATCGGACGAAG ggtGGAACTTTTGGCTCCTTGTATGTCTTTGACAGAGATCTAACCCCGATCTTAGGTGACAACCACAATAAGTATGTGGGGACTTGGCTCAACACTGACCCATGGATAAAGGAAACATTTGACATAAAAAActccttcactgaaaaaaaagccAAAGGCATTCGAGAGACTGTGCACAACTACC AGCTGGTCCTGAAGAGGAACCTGCACGTGACAGAGAATCGCACCCTGCAACTCGACTACCTGGTCAATGACACCACCTATCCCGGTCTAGAGGGAACAGTGTTGCTGCACTTCAATGTCACCATCTTACCCGTCCAAATCCACTTCCCCAACGTCACACATATATTCACAGTCTCACGCAGAGCTTCTCCTTATGCACAG GTTGGCAAAATCTGTGTGGAAAACTGCCAGCAGTTCGATGGCTTCAGTGTCATATACCGACTTGAGGTGACAGATAAGAACATGTCTGCTGACTCACAGGCCTGCTACACAGCCATAAGCATCACCCAATCCCCAAACTGGAAGTGGGGACATCTGTATGTGAATGACTCTGAGGCACTGCGCAAACCCGAGTGCCAGGACTTGCAGTACCTTGTTGTTGCTCAGGAGGGAAACGAACAGCTGGAGGCGAGCACTCAGATCCACATCAAAATAGATGGCACAG CAATCAAAGCTGGTCAGAAGAGCCAGCAGGTCCTGTCCTGTGCAGAGAACAGGCAGCGAACAGATTGTGAGTCTACCCGAGGCCTGGGGGCAACAACCGGCAGATGCCAGTGGAGGCAGGGCACTGAGAAAG GAATAACTGAAAATTATTCAACATGCTCCCCTGACCTGCAGACATGCCCAGATAGTGTTTGTGATGCAGTGGAAAGTAAAGATCCTTCAATCTGCCCGCAAGACTGCACAA AGGAGCCCGTTATTGGAGGCCATGAACGAGGCTTGAGTGGGAACGGGATTAAGGCCTGCTATGGAACCTGCTACTGCTTCACAGAAAGATGCTTCTGTGAGAAGGATGACATTGAGC AGACGCTATGTGATGACATGTGTAAGACCGTCATTGCCACAGCTCTTCTCCTCTCCTTCATCGTGTCCATCCTCCTGTCCTCATACTTCATCCGCCGATACCACAAGAACTCGCCAAAGCCCCCGATAGCATCTGCTGAGATGACTTTCCGTCGGCCAGCTCAAGCCTATCCCATTAGCTTCCCTGCCAACAATGTCCGCCGGGGCTCGCAGGAATCAATTGAGACCGAAACCTTTAAAATACCT GAGGATCCAAAGTGGGAGTTTCCTCGTAAAAACCTTGTGCTTGGCAAGACGCTGGGAGAAGGAGAGTTTGGGAAAGTTGTCAAGGCAACAGCATTCAGGCTGAAAGGAAAAGCTGGATACACCACTGTGGCTGTGAAAATGCTTAAAG AAAACGCCTCTCACAGCGAGCTGCGTGACCTGCTGTCAGAATTCACTCTGCTGAAGCAAGTCAACCACCCGCACGTCATAAAGATGTACGGAGCTTGCAGCCAGGATG GTCCATTGTATCTCATCGTCGAGTATGCCAAGTATGGGTCACTCCGTAATTTCCTTCGTGAGAGTCGGAAAGTTGGCCCGAGCTATATGGGCAGGGATGCCAACCGAAACTCAAGCTACCTGGAGAACCCAGACGACAGGGCTCTCACCATGGGTGACCTGATCTCCTTTGCCTGGCAGATTTCCAGAGGCATGCAGTACCTGGCAGAAATGAAG CTTGTCCACAGGGACCTTGCAGCACGAAATGTCCTTGTTGCTGAAGGGCGGAAGATGAAGATCTCTGACTTTGGTCTGTCCAGAGACGTGTATGAAGAGGACTCATATGTTAAAAGAAGCAAG GGCCGTATACCGGTTAAGTGGATGGCAATAGAGTCTTTGTTTGACCACATTTACACAACACAAAGTGACGT CTGGTCCTTCGGTGTGCTGCTGTGGGAGATTGTCACTCTGGGAGGAAATCCATACCCAGGTATCGCTCCCGAGCGCCTATTTAACCTCCTCAAGACTGGCTACAGGATGGAGAGACCAGAGAACTGCACGGAGGAAAT GTATAACCTCATGCTCCGATGCTGGAAGCAAGAACCGGACAAGAGGCAGACGTTTGCAGACATCAGCAAAGAACTGGAGAAGATGATGGTGAAAAGTCGG GATTACCTGGATCTGGCGGCGTCCACTCCAGCCGATGCCCTGCTGTATGACGACGCCCTCTCTGAAGAGGACACACCACTAGTGGACTGTAATAACGCCCCTCTCCCTCGAACCCTCCCCTCCACATGGATTGAAAACAAGCTCTATGGTAGAATCTCCCATGCATTTACTCGATTTTAG